A genomic segment from Pediococcus acidilactici encodes:
- a CDS encoding UDP-N-acetylmuramoyl-L-alanyl-D-glutamate--2,6-diaminopimelate ligase, with protein sequence MKLELGTVRTVLAEHHLLKKIESSTTTVNSGITYDSRKVEPGDMFFCKGNFKPAYLKAARKAGATTYVAEREYPEGTGMTAIIVTNVTRAMAVLSATYYGFPQNDLFIIGITGTKGKTSSAYFAHAILNQQYPQQVALFSTIDRIVGPRPEDQFKSDLTTPESMDLFHDMRQAVDNGMKYLVMEVSSQAYLRDRVYGLKYDCGIFLNITPDHIGRNEHKDFEDYLHCKLQLMVNSKRCIIDADTNRFEDVYGAAKATTDPKQIYLFSADPANGGVDYTIKNAEDDLTNNRFTISATNSTKQVLPITGEYDLNVAGDYNQSNATAAIIAAALAGADRDAALTPLSEIVIPGRMEYLAIPGHGVVFVDYAHNYASLRALLKFVKHQYHDGKAIVVVGSPGDKGISRRAGFGKALSEQADVAYLTTDDPGFEDPQDIIAQIMDHIEPGTVEVHQVLDRREAIRQAIVESGPHDIVVLAGKGEDPYQKVRGVDTPWPTDMGVAQEVKRGIS encoded by the coding sequence ATGAAGTTAGAGTTAGGTACCGTAAGAACTGTACTTGCGGAACATCACCTATTGAAAAAAATTGAATCATCAACGACGACTGTCAATTCAGGAATTACTTATGATTCGCGAAAAGTAGAACCTGGAGACATGTTCTTTTGTAAGGGAAACTTTAAACCAGCGTATTTGAAAGCTGCCCGAAAAGCTGGTGCCACCACGTACGTAGCGGAACGCGAATATCCTGAAGGAACCGGCATGACTGCAATTATTGTAACCAACGTTACGAGAGCCATGGCGGTTCTTTCGGCTACTTACTACGGATTCCCGCAAAATGATTTGTTTATCATTGGGATTACCGGAACGAAGGGGAAGACCAGTTCGGCATATTTTGCCCACGCAATTTTGAACCAGCAGTATCCGCAACAAGTGGCCCTATTTTCGACCATTGATCGAATTGTCGGTCCTCGTCCAGAGGATCAATTCAAGTCAGACTTAACGACGCCAGAATCGATGGATTTATTCCACGATATGCGTCAGGCCGTGGATAATGGAATGAAGTACCTTGTCATGGAAGTTTCTTCACAAGCGTACTTGCGTGATCGGGTTTACGGGTTAAAGTATGATTGTGGAATTTTTCTCAACATCACGCCAGACCATATTGGCCGCAATGAGCATAAGGATTTTGAAGATTACCTCCACTGCAAATTACAGTTGATGGTGAACTCTAAAAGGTGCATTATTGATGCGGATACCAACCGCTTTGAGGACGTATATGGAGCTGCAAAAGCTACTACGGATCCGAAGCAGATTTACTTATTTAGTGCAGATCCTGCCAATGGCGGGGTCGATTACACCATTAAGAATGCGGAAGACGATTTAACTAATAATCGATTTACCATTTCAGCCACAAATTCTACTAAACAAGTTCTGCCAATTACGGGAGAATACGACTTGAACGTGGCGGGAGATTATAATCAAAGCAACGCGACGGCCGCCATTATCGCTGCTGCACTTGCGGGTGCGGACCGTGACGCGGCGCTAACACCGTTAAGCGAAATTGTGATTCCGGGTCGCATGGAGTATTTGGCAATTCCGGGACATGGCGTCGTTTTTGTCGACTATGCGCACAACTACGCGAGCTTACGGGCGTTACTTAAATTCGTTAAACACCAATACCACGACGGAAAAGCTATCGTGGTAGTTGGAAGCCCTGGCGATAAGGGGATTTCACGTCGAGCTGGATTTGGTAAAGCTCTTAGTGAACAGGCTGACGTAGCTTATTTGACGACCGATGATCCGGGCTTCGAAGATCCGCAAGACATCATTGCCCAAATCATGGACCATATTGAGCCTGGAACGGTTGAAGTTCATCAAGTGCTGGACCGTCGTGAAGCGATCCGTCAAGCAATTGTAGAAAGCGGCCCTCATGACATCGTCGTGCTAGCTGGAAAGGGCGAAGATCCGTACCAAAAAGTGCGGGGAGTTGACACACCTTGGCCAACGGATATGGGCGTTGCACAAGAAGTGAAAAGGGGAATCAGTTAA
- a CDS encoding DUF2089 domain-containing protein, translated as MEKWVSNLSDEELAFIKVFILNSGSLKRMAHYYHVSYPTIRAKTDQLIEKIKMLDDNENKKGFKEQIMNLVIEDEISLQAAEKILALREEELKNEFRDIRCHYPVTYSSCSVYFKQEH; from the coding sequence ATGGAAAAATGGGTTAGCAATTTGAGTGACGAAGAATTGGCTTTTATCAAAGTTTTTATTTTAAATTCTGGATCATTAAAAAGAATGGCACACTATTATCACGTTTCATATCCCACAATTCGAGCCAAAACTGATCAGTTAATAGAAAAGATAAAAATGCTTGATGATAATGAGAATAAAAAAGGCTTTAAAGAACAAATAATGAATTTGGTTATTGAAGACGAAATATCATTACAGGCTGCAGAAAAAATATTAGCGTTAAGAGAAGAGGAATTAAAAAATGAGTTCAGAGACATTAGATGTCATTATCCCGTTACTTATAGTAGCTGCTCAGTATATTTTAAGCAGGAACATTAA
- a CDS encoding Cof-type HAD-IIB family hydrolase, with amino-acid sequence MIKLVVSDLDETLVGPTGVSEVNIQAIKKAAALGVKFVPNTGRGFQSVQPLLEQLGLRDQPDEYVISYNGGAIVENRGCQVLQVNALSMEQATQIFDVVKQRLDYTTHIYTLDHVYVYNPDPEDNAYMTGRGVKVEEYPYKTLAPLENQPIVKIITMNHDPEKREAIRKEVLANVDFDLNATFSSNRYTEFNLGGVDKGKATLALAKRLGIQKDEIMALGDNNNDIAMLSQVGLPVVVANATADARRVAKHVTQGDFTSGVAEAIHQFILGD; translated from the coding sequence ATGATAAAATTAGTCGTTAGTGATTTAGACGAAACGTTGGTGGGACCCACAGGCGTTTCAGAAGTTAATATTCAAGCAATTAAAAAGGCCGCTGCGTTGGGAGTGAAATTTGTGCCTAACACGGGACGTGGATTTCAATCGGTACAACCACTACTGGAACAGCTAGGGTTGCGCGATCAACCAGATGAATACGTAATTTCTTATAATGGCGGGGCAATTGTTGAAAATAGAGGTTGTCAGGTGTTACAAGTTAACGCATTATCCATGGAGCAAGCTACCCAAATCTTTGACGTGGTTAAGCAACGGCTGGATTACACTACTCATATCTACACCTTGGACCACGTTTACGTATATAATCCTGACCCTGAAGATAATGCATATATGACGGGCCGGGGCGTCAAGGTTGAAGAATATCCGTATAAAACACTGGCACCATTGGAAAACCAACCAATCGTCAAAATTATTACGATGAATCACGATCCTGAGAAGCGGGAAGCAATCCGCAAAGAAGTGTTAGCAAACGTAGATTTTGATTTAAACGCCACCTTTTCTTCAAACCGGTATACGGAATTTAACCTCGGGGGTGTTGATAAGGGAAAGGCAACCTTGGCCTTGGCTAAACGCTTAGGAATCCAAAAGGATGAAATTATGGCCCTAGGTGATAATAACAACGATATCGCCATGCTAAGCCAGGTAGGACTGCCAGTGGTGGTTGCCAATGCTACTGCAGATGCTCGGCGAGTGGCTAAACACGTTACTCAAGGGGACTTTACTAGCGGAGTTGCGGAAGCCATTCATCAATTTATTTTGGGGGATTAA
- a CDS encoding heavy metal-binding domain-containing protein, translating into MFITTTGINAGYTIKDVVEATASLMLASEDIDKYNMFDQLFDESKEKIKKKAELSGGDGIIGLKYNSEVVELNGAPKFLVVHAYGTVVVIDK; encoded by the coding sequence ATGTTTATTACCACAACGGGAATTAATGCGGGTTACACGATTAAAGATGTCGTTGAAGCAACGGCTAGCCTGATGCTTGCTTCAGAAGATATCGATAAGTACAACATGTTTGACCAACTGTTTGATGAATCCAAGGAAAAGATTAAGAAAAAAGCAGAATTAAGTGGTGGCGATGGTATCATTGGCTTGAAATATAATAGCGAAGTGGTGGAATTAAACGGTGCCCCTAAATTTTTAGTGGTGCACGCTTACGGCACGGTAGTTGTGATTGATAAGTAG
- a CDS encoding carboxylate--amine ligase: protein MERPVNNFTPILLGSDFNAYGMARAFYEITGRRVQAYASATLAPTRFTNIVNVEIIPGFSEDPVFIESMRKIAKKYQDSDEKVILLGMGDGYAELISKHKEELSQTFVCPYIDYDLLKQLNNKERFYSICDQYDLPYPATKFITKAQYESGETFTSPFGFPVALKPADSVEWLDIHFEGRKKAFRIQSQAELDDVIAKIYDNGYTSDLILQDFIPGDDSNMRVLNAYVDQNHHVKMMCLGHPLLEDPAPSAIGNYVAILPEFNQEIYDTVKNFLESIDYVGYANFDMKYDHRDGKFKLFEINIRQGRSSFFVTLNGYNLARWVVDDYANNTLADMEPVYANDVIENRKLWLGVPVKVFKKYAKDNEEKKAALDLINRDQYGFTAVYDEDMNFKRSLLIWWMNHNYVKNFRKYFKENKG from the coding sequence ATGGAAAGACCAGTAAACAACTTTACACCAATTCTTTTAGGGAGTGACTTTAACGCCTACGGAATGGCTCGTGCTTTTTATGAAATCACGGGAAGACGGGTGCAGGCTTATGCTAGTGCTACGCTAGCACCGACCCGGTTTACTAACATTGTGAACGTTGAAATTATTCCTGGTTTTTCTGAAGATCCGGTATTTATCGAATCAATGCGAAAAATTGCAAAAAAATACCAAGATTCGGATGAAAAGGTGATCCTACTAGGGATGGGCGACGGTTACGCGGAATTAATTTCTAAACATAAGGAAGAACTTTCGCAGACCTTTGTTTGCCCATACATTGATTATGACTTATTGAAACAGTTGAATAATAAGGAACGTTTTTATTCAATTTGTGATCAATATGATCTGCCTTATCCAGCAACCAAGTTCATCACGAAGGCCCAATACGAAAGCGGCGAAACGTTCACTTCACCATTTGGTTTCCCAGTGGCTTTAAAACCGGCCGATAGTGTTGAATGGTTAGATATTCATTTTGAAGGCCGAAAGAAAGCCTTCCGGATTCAATCTCAGGCCGAGTTAGACGACGTGATTGCTAAAATTTACGACAATGGCTACACTTCCGATTTGATTTTGCAAGATTTTATCCCGGGAGATGATAGCAACATGCGGGTGCTCAACGCCTACGTTGACCAAAACCATCACGTAAAGATGATGTGCTTAGGACATCCGTTGCTAGAAGATCCGGCGCCATCCGCAATTGGTAATTACGTGGCCATTTTGCCCGAATTCAACCAAGAAATTTACGACACCGTTAAAAACTTCTTGGAAAGCATTGACTACGTGGGGTACGCGAACTTTGATATGAAGTATGACCATCGTGATGGTAAGTTTAAGCTATTTGAAATCAACATTCGCCAAGGACGGAGTAGTTTCTTCGTTACTTTAAATGGCTATAACTTGGCTCGCTGGGTGGTTGACGATTATGCTAACAACACTTTGGCAGACATGGAGCCAGTTTACGCTAACGACGTCATTGAAAATCGGAAACTATGGCTAGGGGTGCCAGTTAAGGTTTTCAAGAAATATGCTAAGGATAATGAAGAAAAAAAGGCGGCACTTGATTTGATTAATCGCGACCAGTATGGATTTACCGCGGTTTATGACGAAGACATGAATTTCAAACGCAGTCTTTTAATTTGGTGGATGAACCATAACTACGTCAAGAATTTCCGAAAGTATTTTAAAGAAAACAAGGGGTAA
- a CDS encoding AbrB protein: protein MKSLRITLPLAVAVILVIATEFFHLSGAPLVISWVVGFLFSMITTTVIEVRLRMKKFVEEQKKEAAKRREEP, encoded by the coding sequence ATGAAGTCTTTAAGAATTACGTTACCATTAGCGGTGGCGGTAATTTTAGTTATTGCAACCGAGTTTTTTCATTTAAGCGGTGCGCCTTTGGTAATTAGCTGGGTAGTGGGATTCCTGTTTTCAATGATCACTACGACAGTTATCGAAGTTCGGCTCCGAATGAAAAAATTTGTAGAAGAGCAAAAAAAGGAAGCAGCTAAAAGACGGGAGGAACCATAA
- a CDS encoding deoxynucleoside kinase, producing MVIITAGMIGVGKTTLTGKIAEHYGTQAFYEPVGDNPVLPLYYSDPKSYGFLLQIYFLNKRFQMIKKALADDNNVLDRSIYEDALFTRENNKEGNITDTEFEVYMNLLDNMMSELQELPKKAPDLMVYAETDFDTILYRIRKRGRDYEQFDNNPELESYYYKMWSAYKDWYEEYDASPKMKIDLQKYDLSNDDNTKIILSQIDRKLKEIRVDEPIHKAI from the coding sequence ATGGTGATAATTACAGCAGGAATGATTGGCGTTGGTAAGACTACATTGACAGGAAAAATTGCCGAACATTACGGAACACAAGCATTTTACGAACCAGTTGGCGATAATCCAGTTTTACCGCTCTATTATTCAGACCCAAAAAGTTACGGATTCTTACTCCAAATCTACTTTTTGAACAAACGTTTTCAAATGATCAAGAAAGCGTTGGCTGATGACAATAACGTCTTGGATCGCTCGATTTATGAAGACGCCTTGTTTACTCGTGAAAATAACAAGGAAGGTAACATTACTGACACCGAATTCGAAGTTTACATGAACCTTCTTGATAATATGATGAGCGAGTTGCAAGAGCTCCCCAAAAAAGCGCCCGATTTAATGGTTTACGCGGAAACCGACTTTGACACCATCCTCTACCGGATTCGTAAACGTGGCCGGGATTATGAACAATTCGACAACAATCCGGAATTAGAGTCTTACTACTACAAAATGTGGTCAGCATACAAGGATTGGTACGAAGAATATGACGCAAGTCCAAAGATGAAGATCGACTTACAAAAATACGATTTATCAAACGACGACAACACTAAAATTATTCTTAGCCAAATCGACCGTAAACTAAAAGAAATCCGGGTTGACGAGCCTATTCATAAGGCGATTTAA
- a CDS encoding cytochrome aa3 quinol oxidase, subunit IV, qoxD yields the protein MPKKTYYRTSLVLLVLSTIIMILTWLSDLSQTNKLIIIVVVGIILSWYVQYFAKHLTDGKQRKERKK from the coding sequence ATGCCGAAAAAAACGTATTATCGAACTTCTTTAGTTTTATTGGTTCTATCAACAATAATTATGATATTAACTTGGTTATCTGATTTGAGTCAGACTAATAAATTAATTATCATTGTGGTGGTCGGGATAATTTTATCCTGGTACGTGCAGTACTTTGCCAAACACCTGACGGATGGTAAACAACGCAAGGAGAGAAAAAAATGA
- a CDS encoding NAD(P)H-hydrate dehydratase, whose protein sequence is MLKINQQTLKGHWPVRQNQSHKGTYGHLLLIAGNAQYGGAGILAASAAVYAGGGLVTLATAKNNFTAVRATLAEIMLIDFTDFDQLSKSLANATGVVIGPGLGTDSTSLNVLNFTLAHIAEGVPLIIDGSAIDLVAQHDLQVAHHPTIYTPHQMEWQRLSGIKIADQSVDRNQTVVDQLNATVVLKHYHTEIYTPNAPVAQIMAGNPGMATGGSGDSLTGILLALIAQANSVNEGVRLGTFLHSYTADLIYEHEAVVLPHRLIRQLPAVLKQLTHQ, encoded by the coding sequence ATGCTTAAAATCAACCAACAAACTTTGAAAGGCCACTGGCCCGTGCGCCAGAACCAAAGCCATAAGGGAACTTACGGCCATTTGTTATTAATCGCTGGAAACGCGCAATACGGCGGTGCGGGAATTCTCGCTGCTTCAGCTGCCGTTTACGCAGGAGGCGGTTTAGTAACCTTAGCGACTGCTAAAAATAACTTTACCGCGGTTCGCGCAACTTTAGCAGAAATCATGTTGATCGATTTTACCGACTTTGATCAACTTAGCAAATCGCTGGCAAACGCAACTGGAGTTGTAATTGGTCCAGGTCTGGGAACTGATTCAACTAGCTTGAACGTTCTCAATTTCACTCTAGCCCATATTGCAGAAGGAGTACCGTTGATTATTGACGGCTCGGCAATCGATTTAGTAGCCCAACACGATTTGCAAGTTGCCCACCACCCGACAATTTACACGCCTCATCAAATGGAATGGCAACGCCTATCGGGAATTAAAATCGCGGACCAATCGGTGGATCGAAATCAAACCGTGGTAGATCAATTAAACGCCACCGTCGTTTTAAAGCATTACCATACCGAAATCTACACACCCAACGCGCCGGTTGCCCAAATAATGGCTGGTAACCCCGGGATGGCAACTGGGGGCTCGGGCGATTCCTTAACCGGTATTTTGCTTGCCTTAATTGCTCAAGCTAACTCGGTAAATGAAGGGGTTCGCTTGGGAACCTTCTTGCATAGTTATACAGCGGACCTCATTTACGAACACGAAGCAGTGGTGCTACCCCATCGGTTAATTCGCCAGCTCCCTGCCGTTTTAAAACAGTTGACGCACCAATAA
- a CDS encoding amidase family protein translates to MSKPRTRWYTTISIIVLFLFSLTTTSVKAQANSADLDGQSATNITKQLKNHQYDEQSLIQYTYQKINQQNPSLNNVIYQNPSDALKQLQSLKKTNHQQPFYGVPLLIKGLGQAYQGYPNTDGLPFLKKETYPTTKAFVKKLQKMGFVILGETNYPEMGLINITNSNLNGVAHNPWNLLFNTGGSSGGATASVAANEVPIATGNDAGGSLRIPASWSGVIGLKPTQGLIIGDSTTPSVVNFADTRDITDTQTLLKGLTNPKQIQMLQKVPKNLKDLTIAYSLKSPVGTPVSQDAINAVQQAVNFLRQQGFKVVQKDSPVDGVKMMQTYYLGALEDGANASEKLGRPLTSQDVKDKLVSPMTYALYEASQKAPKSTTNTFMKELALVHRQMTAFHKQYPIYLTPTTATTAPLNSDPAYLPKYVDQMMNIKDLPFQQQMQLIYDSWLHGLTKTPFTQLANLAGEPALSLPTYVSPSGLPLGIQLQGSQGSDATLLAIGKIFEKEHQFKFLNANYPTSGAQSQQTTTTKSSATNSMKQLPQTSEASANWLIFGGLVLLSSGIIISYRVYRPRR, encoded by the coding sequence ATGTCTAAACCACGCACCCGCTGGTACACCACCATTAGCATTATCGTTTTATTTTTGTTTTCCCTCACCACTACTTCGGTAAAGGCCCAAGCAAACTCTGCCGACTTAGATGGTCAATCTGCCACCAATATTACGAAGCAGCTTAAAAATCACCAGTATGATGAACAATCGCTAATCCAGTATACATATCAAAAAATTAACCAACAAAATCCCAGTCTTAATAACGTCATTTACCAAAATCCTTCCGACGCACTAAAACAACTACAGTCTTTGAAAAAAACTAATCATCAACAGCCTTTCTATGGGGTCCCCCTCTTGATTAAGGGGCTGGGTCAAGCATATCAAGGCTATCCCAACACTGACGGCCTTCCTTTCTTAAAAAAAGAAACTTACCCTACTACCAAAGCGTTCGTTAAAAAACTGCAAAAGATGGGCTTTGTAATCCTTGGTGAGACCAACTATCCAGAAATGGGCTTAATTAACATCACCAATTCTAATTTAAACGGGGTCGCCCACAACCCGTGGAACTTACTATTTAATACCGGTGGCTCTTCCGGAGGTGCAACGGCAAGTGTGGCTGCTAACGAAGTTCCGATTGCGACTGGAAATGATGCCGGTGGTTCTTTACGAATTCCAGCTTCCTGGTCAGGTGTAATTGGTTTGAAACCTACCCAAGGCTTAATTATTGGAGATTCAACCACTCCTTCAGTCGTTAACTTTGCGGATACTCGGGATATTACTGATACCCAGACCCTTTTAAAAGGTCTCACGAATCCCAAACAAATCCAAATGCTACAAAAAGTTCCTAAGAATTTGAAAGACTTGACGATTGCCTACTCCCTAAAATCTCCGGTAGGAACCCCGGTCAGCCAAGACGCTATTAATGCGGTTCAACAAGCGGTCAATTTCTTACGGCAACAAGGTTTTAAAGTTGTCCAAAAAGATAGTCCGGTTGACGGAGTGAAAATGATGCAGACCTACTATTTAGGCGCACTTGAAGACGGAGCTAACGCTAGTGAAAAATTAGGCCGACCACTGACTAGCCAAGACGTTAAGGATAAACTCGTCAGTCCGATGACGTACGCCCTTTACGAAGCAAGTCAGAAAGCTCCTAAGTCCACTACCAATACTTTCATGAAGGAATTAGCCCTCGTTCATCGCCAAATGACCGCGTTCCACAAGCAGTACCCAATTTACTTAACTCCGACAACGGCTACCACTGCGCCACTGAATAGCGATCCAGCCTACCTTCCTAAGTACGTTGATCAAATGATGAATATTAAGGATCTGCCGTTCCAGCAACAAATGCAATTGATTTACGATTCTTGGCTCCATGGCTTAACTAAGACGCCGTTTACTCAATTAGCTAACCTTGCTGGTGAACCCGCACTCAGTTTGCCAACCTACGTGAGCCCGTCTGGTTTACCATTAGGAATCCAATTACAAGGTAGCCAAGGTAGTGACGCCACGTTACTCGCAATTGGCAAAATTTTTGAAAAAGAGCACCAATTTAAGTTCTTAAACGCTAACTACCCAACTAGCGGCGCGCAATCACAGCAAACGACCACTACTAAGTCTTCTGCCACCAATTCAATGAAGCAGTTGCCCCAAACTAGTGAAGCATCCGCTAACTGGTTGATATTCGGGGGACTCGTCCTTTTAAGTAGTGGAATCATAATTAGCTACCGGGTTTATCGCCCGCGTCGTTAG
- the asnB gene encoding asparagine synthase (glutamine-hydrolyzing): MCGFVGYVNQTNVNKDTIKSMADRIKHRGPDDEAYFQDEHVSMGFRRLSIIDLAHGRQPMQNNTKTKVLTFNGEIYNYKTVRQELKDLGYEFKTDVDSEVLIHGYDAWGPELLQKLRGMFAFVIYDAEKQEVFGARDHFGIKPLYYYDDGDAFLWASEIKAFLDHPNFKKEFNEELLPIHLSFEFIPSKETMFRNVYKLLPGTYFLHKNGKTETHTYFKFNYDHIDESQTVEGDAKKIRQIVKDSVDAHMIADVEVGSFLSSGIDSSYVLAEAAKLKPIQSFSLGFKDSKYSELSYSTEFAKEIHQKNTPLYMDGDDYFDILPTIMYYMDEPLSNPSAMQLFYLSKGTRENVKVALSGEGADEFFGGYNTYLEAFTFERYQKLVPQFIRTGLAKMVSGLPRFHGRRFLMRGAQPLSERYYRVNYVFNQQERSEILAKPELNVDSGAYTQHIFDEVRGKDEMTQMQYFDINTWLPFDILHKADRMSMANSLEVRTPLVDREVAKFAATMPIKTRIHKDETKVSLRRAAEAELPERVAKKEKLGFPSPIANWIKEDKYRKRIEEAFNSDVAKKFFKPEALMHILEEHVNGKSSMQKIFTIYTFILWYEVYFPEDTTAKTVELVHKTQE; this comes from the coding sequence ATGTGCGGATTTGTTGGGTACGTTAACCAAACTAATGTCAATAAAGACACAATTAAATCAATGGCGGACCGGATCAAACACCGTGGTCCGGATGATGAAGCTTATTTTCAAGATGAACACGTTTCGATGGGTTTTCGGCGATTATCAATTATCGACCTCGCCCACGGACGTCAACCAATGCAAAATAACACTAAAACTAAAGTATTGACTTTTAACGGCGAAATTTATAACTACAAGACGGTTCGACAAGAACTAAAGGACTTGGGTTACGAATTCAAAACTGACGTAGACTCCGAAGTGTTGATTCATGGTTACGACGCTTGGGGCCCAGAACTTTTGCAAAAGCTCCGCGGGATGTTTGCTTTTGTAATTTATGATGCAGAAAAACAAGAAGTTTTTGGCGCGCGCGATCATTTTGGGATTAAACCCCTTTACTATTACGATGATGGCGATGCTTTCCTATGGGCTTCTGAAATCAAGGCCTTTTTGGACCATCCTAATTTCAAAAAAGAATTTAACGAAGAATTGTTACCAATTCATTTGAGCTTTGAATTTATTCCTTCTAAGGAAACCATGTTCCGCAACGTTTATAAGTTGTTGCCAGGAACTTACTTCTTACACAAGAATGGTAAGACGGAAACGCACACTTACTTCAAATTTAATTACGATCACATTGACGAAAGCCAAACGGTAGAAGGCGACGCGAAGAAGATTCGTCAAATCGTTAAGGATTCGGTTGACGCGCACATGATTGCCGATGTAGAAGTAGGGAGTTTTCTTTCCAGCGGAATTGATTCAAGTTATGTTTTAGCGGAAGCTGCTAAATTAAAACCAATTCAATCGTTCTCGCTAGGGTTTAAAGATTCCAAATACAGTGAATTGAGCTACTCTACCGAATTTGCGAAAGAAATTCACCAAAAGAATACGCCGTTGTACATGGATGGTGACGATTACTTTGATATCTTGCCAACCATCATGTACTACATGGATGAACCACTATCTAATCCATCAGCAATGCAACTGTTCTACCTTTCCAAGGGAACTCGTGAGAACGTTAAGGTTGCCTTGTCTGGGGAAGGTGCCGATGAATTCTTTGGTGGTTACAACACTTACCTAGAAGCTTTCACCTTCGAACGCTATCAAAAGCTAGTTCCGCAATTTATTCGGACGGGCTTGGCTAAGATGGTTTCAGGATTACCGCGTTTCCACGGTCGGCGCTTCTTAATGCGGGGAGCACAACCACTAAGTGAACGCTACTACCGGGTTAACTACGTCTTTAACCAACAAGAACGTAGTGAAATCTTAGCTAAACCTGAACTTAACGTCGATTCAGGTGCTTACACCCAACACATCTTCGATGAAGTGCGGGGTAAGGACGAAATGACCCAAATGCAGTACTTCGATATCAATACATGGTTGCCATTTGATATCTTGCATAAGGCTGACCGGATGAGTATGGCGAACTCGCTTGAAGTTCGGACTCCGTTGGTTGATCGGGAAGTCGCTAAATTTGCCGCAACTATGCCAATTAAAACCCGGATTCATAAGGATGAAACCAAGGTTTCCCTTCGTCGGGCTGCTGAAGCTGAACTACCAGAACGAGTTGCAAAGAAGGAAAAACTTGGTTTCCCATCCCCAATTGCTAACTGGATCAAGGAAGACAAGTACCGTAAACGGATTGAAGAAGCCTTTAATTCCGACGTTGCGAAGAAGTTCTTCAAACCAGAAGCGTTAATGCACATTTTAGAAGAACACGTTAACGGTAAATCAAGTATGCAAAAGATCTTCACGATTTATACGTTCATCCTCTGGTATGAAGTTTACTTCCCAGAAGATACCACTGCGAAGACCGTGGAATTAGTACACAAGACGCAAGAATAG
- a CDS encoding universal stress protein, protein MDYKKILFGYDGSPESMAAFNRAVEIAKSNHAKLIIASVMKKQHANTASVSLGFGVIETGIDLQNTLDQWKTTLEKLKQDAQQQGLPAEDIEVVFKQGSPKSMLSYTLPKEYDVDLIVLGATGMGTVAQVILGSTASYVVENAAPDVVIVKNN, encoded by the coding sequence ATGGATTATAAGAAAATTTTATTCGGCTATGATGGCTCTCCAGAATCGATGGCTGCATTTAACCGGGCGGTGGAGATTGCTAAGTCAAATCATGCAAAACTAATTATTGCAAGTGTAATGAAAAAGCAACATGCTAACACCGCAAGTGTTTCTCTAGGCTTTGGCGTTATTGAAACAGGAATTGATTTACAAAATACGCTAGATCAATGGAAAACCACCCTCGAAAAATTGAAACAAGATGCCCAACAACAGGGGTTACCTGCAGAAGATATTGAAGTCGTCTTTAAACAGGGGAGTCCTAAATCAATGTTAAGTTACACGCTACCTAAAGAATATGACGTTGATTTGATTGTGTTAGGTGCTACGGGGATGGGCACGGTTGCTCAAGTAATTTTGGGTTCCACAGCTAGTTACGTAGTGGAAAATGCCGCACCAGACGTGGTCATTGTAAAAAATAATTAA